The Candidatus Binataceae bacterium genome contains a region encoding:
- the nadA gene encoding quinolinate synthase NadA, producing MTPEMQSAIVAAADTAAARLHRKLAALGQDGYELAACERYAAQIDEINRLKAERGAVVLAHNYQRPEIFEVADFIGDSLELAYKAREVRDAGIIVFCGVHFMAETAKIFNPERTVLLPDMRAGCSLAESVTAEALAERKAELREIYPDLKVVSYVNCTADVKAESDACCTSANALKVVEAIDSEHVLFVPDQNLANYVQSQSRKKIISWDGNCYVHHQITAEEVDRVKRAVPGIKVLAHPECRSDVLRLADAVLSTSAMVRYAQGSEADKFLIVTECGLSDRLLMEIPGKHFYKACKLCRYMKMITLGGTLDSLRYLRFEIELSDEVREGARRALERMLELGA from the coding sequence ATGACGCCTGAAATGCAGTCCGCTATCGTTGCCGCCGCCGATACCGCCGCCGCGCGGCTCCATCGCAAGCTCGCCGCCCTCGGGCAGGACGGCTACGAGCTCGCCGCCTGCGAGCGCTATGCCGCGCAGATCGACGAGATCAACCGGCTCAAGGCCGAGCGCGGCGCGGTGGTGCTCGCGCACAACTACCAGCGTCCCGAGATCTTCGAGGTCGCCGACTTTATCGGCGATTCGCTGGAACTGGCGTACAAGGCACGCGAGGTACGTGACGCCGGGATCATCGTGTTCTGCGGCGTCCACTTCATGGCTGAAACCGCCAAGATCTTCAATCCCGAACGAACCGTGCTGCTGCCGGACATGCGGGCCGGATGTTCGCTGGCGGAGAGTGTAACCGCCGAGGCTCTTGCCGAACGCAAGGCGGAGCTGCGCGAAATCTATCCCGACCTCAAAGTCGTCTCCTACGTCAACTGCACGGCCGACGTGAAGGCAGAATCCGACGCCTGCTGCACGTCGGCCAATGCGCTCAAGGTGGTCGAGGCGATCGACTCGGAGCACGTGCTGTTTGTGCCCGACCAAAACCTGGCCAACTACGTGCAGAGTCAGAGCCGCAAGAAGATCATCTCATGGGACGGCAATTGCTACGTGCACCATCAAATCACCGCCGAGGAAGTCGACCGGGTAAAGCGCGCGGTCCCCGGAATCAAGGTGCTGGCCCATCCCGAATGCCGCTCCGACGTCCTGCGCCTGGCCGACGCGGTGCTGTCGACCAGCGCGATGGTCCGGTACGCGCAAGGCAGCGAGGCGGACAAGTTCCTGATCGTGACCGAGTGCGGGCTTTCCGACCGTCTGCTGATGGAAATTCCCGGCAAGCACTTTTACAAGGCGTGCAAGCTCTGCCGCTACATGAAGATGATCACGCTCGGCGGTACGCTGGATTCGCTGCGCTACCTGCGCTTCGAGATCGAACTGTCCGATGAGGTGCGCGAGGGCGCGCGCCGCGCGCTCGAGCGAATGCTGGAATTGGGCGCCTAA
- a CDS encoding NUDIX domain-containing protein, with translation MNSESRAPIGKTDSGKTDSEKTGSGPADQAGGRAAARSDRAARPKVAVDTVLFAVEGGRLKTYLVQLRRGAGRGRWAFAGGLVRMGEMLDEAARRELFASTGIHEAYLEQLFTFGDPSRDPRAHVVSVAYMALIADPRSAAAPGGKYLDGRWFEVSALPALAYDHQQMAEYALGRLKAKLEYTNIACNLLPETFTFAELEALYAMILKRPIDRRNFRRRILSMGILRRLPATRRGPHRPAALYSFARRDPQVVEML, from the coding sequence GTGAACTCAGAATCCAGGGCACCGATCGGGAAGACAGACTCGGGGAAGACCGACTCGGAGAAGACCGGCTCGGGACCGGCGGACCAGGCCGGCGGCCGCGCCGCCGCGCGAAGCGACCGCGCCGCACGGCCAAAGGTCGCGGTCGACACGGTGCTCTTCGCCGTCGAGGGTGGCCGGCTCAAGACCTATCTCGTGCAGTTGCGCCGCGGCGCCGGGCGCGGACGATGGGCTTTCGCCGGCGGACTGGTGCGGATGGGCGAGATGCTGGATGAGGCGGCGCGGCGCGAGCTTTTTGCCTCGACCGGAATTCACGAGGCGTACCTGGAGCAGCTCTTCACCTTCGGCGACCCCTCACGCGACCCGCGCGCCCATGTCGTTTCGGTCGCCTACATGGCGTTAATCGCCGACCCGCGCAGCGCGGCGGCGCCGGGTGGCAAGTATCTCGACGGGCGCTGGTTCGAGGTTTCGGCCCTGCCCGCGCTTGCGTATGATCACCAGCAGATGGCGGAATACGCGCTCGGGCGGCTCAAGGCCAAGCTCGAGTACACCAATATCGCGTGTAACTTGCTGCCGGAAACCTTCACTTTCGCCGAACTGGAGGCGTTGTACGCGATGATCCTGAAGCGGCCCATCGACCGGCGCAATTTTCGCCGGCGAATTCTCTCGATGGGCATCCTGCGCCGGCTGCCGGCCACGCGCCGCGGCCCGCATCGCCCGGCCGCCCTCTACAGCTTCGCCCGGCGCGACCCGCAAGTCGTGGAAATGCTATAA
- a CDS encoding CYCXC family (seleno)protein has translation MPSRTKNEIRGAQRGRARNRRWIFAAIAAVAIVAVGVGAWTMRSAADSATATNVKGERPTLDPARFFGVVREAYEVAQKNPALLAQLHCYCGCDKEVGHRNLLDCYRDEHGAHCPICTGEAVEAAKLADEGLPVEQIRRVLRDHYAQGN, from the coding sequence ATGCCCAGCAGGACCAAAAATGAGATCCGCGGCGCCCAGCGTGGCCGCGCACGGAACCGAAGATGGATATTCGCGGCGATCGCCGCCGTCGCGATCGTTGCGGTCGGCGTGGGCGCATGGACGATGCGCTCGGCGGCCGATTCGGCAACCGCCACCAACGTCAAGGGCGAGCGCCCGACGCTCGATCCCGCACGCTTTTTCGGCGTCGTGCGCGAGGCCTACGAAGTCGCACAGAAAAATCCCGCGCTGCTGGCGCAGCTTCATTGCTACTGCGGATGCGACAAGGAAGTCGGCCATCGGAACCTGCTCGACTGTTATCGCGACGAGCACGGCGCGCATTGCCCGATCTGCACCGGCGAAGCGGTGGAGGCGGCCAAGCTCGCCGACGAAGGATTGCCGGTCGAACAGATTCGCCGCGTGCTGCGCGACCATTACGCGCAAGGGAATTGA
- a CDS encoding DedA family protein, with product MAVLVSAYLQRFTYAGLLAVLILCGMGLPLPEDVILVAGGFLVHRGVIQYPMTLIVALFGVVAGDNCLFFLGRRFGTGLVAYLGIGRPRSRRQIDWLKDFMRRHGHRAILYARFVAGLRALVYLTAGSLGVNPLRFFLYDLTGAVISVPIMVTLGYLFGNELEAVLRYIGGFEKLLWILALLSCAIIAMRTLIYTTREHEENPT from the coding sequence TTGGCGGTACTGGTTTCGGCCTACCTCCAGCGCTTCACCTACGCTGGACTGCTGGCGGTGCTGATCCTGTGCGGGATGGGCCTGCCGCTGCCCGAGGATGTGATCCTGGTGGCGGGCGGCTTCCTGGTGCATCGCGGGGTCATCCAGTATCCGATGACGCTGATAGTCGCGCTGTTCGGAGTGGTTGCGGGCGACAACTGCCTGTTCTTCCTCGGCCGCCGCTTTGGGACCGGACTGGTCGCTTACCTCGGCATTGGACGGCCGCGCTCGCGCCGGCAGATCGATTGGCTGAAAGACTTCATGCGGCGCCACGGCCATCGGGCGATCCTCTACGCGCGATTCGTCGCCGGCTTGCGCGCGCTGGTCTATCTGACCGCCGGATCGCTCGGCGTGAACCCGCTCAGGTTCTTTCTCTACGATCTGACCGGCGCGGTGATTTCGGTGCCGATCATGGTCACGCTCGGTTACCTCTTCGGCAACGAGCTTGAAGCAGTGCTCAGGTACATCGGCGGGTTCGAGAAACTGCTCTGGATATTGGCGCTGCTGTCATGCGCGATCATCGCGATGAGGACGCTGATTTATACGACGCGCGAACACGAGGAAAACCCGACCTAG